In a genomic window of Brucella anthropi ATCC 49188:
- a CDS encoding ABC transporter permease: MSLEFYSDAFFQMLGGVPLTLKLAATSIVFGAILALLFALMRLSGIKVLDWIARLYVFVFRGTPLLVQIFIIYYGLSQFPAIRYSFLWPVLREPYWCAIIALTLNNAAYASEIIRGGLLSVPHGQIEAAKACGMSSFTCFRRIVMPLAVRQALPGYGNEMISMIKATSLASIITLMEVTGIAAKLIAESYRAIEIFVIAGAIYLAINFVLTRALMFAEYRLTPYLRQPVVKLSSEGQTS, encoded by the coding sequence ATGAGCCTTGAATTCTATTCCGATGCATTCTTCCAGATGCTGGGCGGCGTGCCGCTGACCCTGAAGCTTGCGGCAACTTCCATCGTGTTTGGTGCCATACTGGCCTTGCTTTTCGCCTTGATGCGCCTGTCGGGCATCAAGGTGCTGGACTGGATTGCCCGCCTTTATGTGTTCGTGTTCCGCGGAACACCGCTTCTGGTGCAGATATTCATCATCTATTACGGTCTCAGCCAGTTTCCGGCCATCCGTTACTCGTTCCTGTGGCCGGTTTTGCGCGAGCCTTACTGGTGTGCGATCATTGCGCTGACTTTGAACAACGCCGCCTATGCGAGCGAAATCATCCGTGGTGGCCTGCTGTCGGTGCCGCATGGCCAGATCGAAGCTGCAAAAGCCTGTGGCATGTCGTCCTTCACCTGCTTCCGTCGCATCGTCATGCCACTTGCGGTCCGTCAGGCATTGCCGGGTTACGGCAACGAGATGATATCGATGATCAAGGCAACCTCGCTTGCGTCGATCATCACACTCATGGAAGTGACTGGTATCGCAGCAAAGCTGATCGCCGAGAGCTATCGAGCCATAGAAATCTTCGTGATCGCCGGAGCGATCTACCTTGCCATCAACTTCGTTCTGACACGTGCGCTGATGTTCGCAGAATATAGACTGACCCCTTATCTGCGCCAGCCGGTCGTCAAGCTTTCCTCCGAAGGACAAACATCGTGA
- a CDS encoding transporter substrate-binding domain-containing protein: MKTTGLFKAVFISALALTSVSAHAEEKKWTKITIATEGAFRPYNFTKPDGSLDGYEVDLYKDLCARMKVECTMVAQPFDSIIPALNAGKFDAIMAGLTATPKREETISFSISYGLTPQTFATLKDSPYAKLPHTGETLYLAKDEAAAQKAIDEVSAEIKGRTVGVQTASLGLSLLDKYFKDGIDIREYKTTEQHDLDLKSGRVDLIVASLAYLTDAAKKPGNEDIVMTGPFFKGGILGRGVAVGLRKDDTELKKMFDVAIEAAKADGTIKRLSEKWFGFDVTP, encoded by the coding sequence ATGAAGACCACCGGACTTTTCAAAGCCGTGTTCATTTCCGCTCTCGCTCTGACGAGCGTCTCGGCCCATGCCGAGGAAAAGAAGTGGACAAAGATCACCATCGCCACGGAAGGTGCTTTCCGCCCTTACAACTTCACCAAGCCCGATGGCTCGCTGGATGGCTATGAAGTCGATCTCTACAAGGACCTCTGCGCCCGCATGAAGGTTGAGTGCACGATGGTTGCGCAGCCTTTCGACAGCATCATTCCGGCGCTCAATGCCGGCAAGTTCGATGCGATCATGGCTGGCCTTACTGCTACGCCGAAGCGCGAAGAAACTATCAGCTTCTCGATTTCCTATGGCTTGACGCCGCAGACCTTTGCGACGCTGAAGGACAGCCCTTACGCCAAGCTGCCGCATACCGGCGAAACCCTTTATCTCGCCAAGGATGAAGCGGCTGCCCAGAAGGCAATTGACGAAGTATCGGCTGAAATCAAGGGCCGCACCGTCGGCGTCCAGACCGCTTCGCTCGGCCTGTCGCTGCTCGACAAGTATTTCAAGGATGGCATCGACATCCGTGAATACAAGACCACGGAACAGCACGACCTCGACCTGAAGTCTGGCCGCGTAGATCTGATCGTGGCTTCGCTCGCTTACCTCACGGATGCGGCCAAGAAGCCGGGCAACGAAGACATCGTCATGACCGGTCCGTTCTTCAAGGGCGGCATTCTGGGCCGTGGCGTTGCTGTCGGTCTGCGCAAGGACGATACCGAACTGAAGAAGATGTTCGACGTTGCCATTGAAGCTGCAAAGGCTGACGGCACGATCAAGCGTCTGTCGGAAAAGTGGTTCGGCTTCGACGTTACGCCGTAA
- a CDS encoding circularly permuted type 2 ATP-grasp protein: protein MKPFDEMLNHGGNVRQPYEFLKQWLDSQDPHKLLQKSDDAESVFRKTGITFAVYGDQEAGERLIPFDIIPRIISGQEWRRLSQGIEQRVMALNAFLDDIYHRQEIVRAGRIPKDLISKNEAFLPEMIGFRPPGNVYTHIIGVDIVRTAENQFYVLEDNARTPSGVSYMLENRETMMQLFPELFQNVKVRPVENYPQLLRQSLASVAPPGTQDVPTVAVLTPGIYNSAYFEHAFLADQMGVELVEGSDLRVVDGRVAMRTTQGYRAIDVLYRRVDDAFLDPLTFRPDSTLGVAGIMDVYRAGNITIANAPGTGIADDKAIYSYMPEIVEFYTGRKAILENVPTWRCSEPDSLAYVLDNLAELVVKEVHGSGGYGMLVGPASTKAERDAFSEKLKARPRNYIAQPTLALSTTPIFTESGLAPRHVDLRPFVLVSDRIRITPGGLTRVALKEGSLVVNSSQGGGTKDTWVLDD, encoded by the coding sequence GTGAAGCCATTTGACGAGATGCTCAACCATGGCGGGAATGTCCGCCAACCATATGAATTTCTCAAGCAGTGGCTCGACAGCCAAGACCCGCACAAACTTCTGCAGAAAAGCGATGACGCCGAAAGCGTTTTCCGCAAGACGGGCATCACCTTTGCTGTCTACGGCGATCAGGAAGCGGGCGAGCGCCTCATTCCCTTCGATATCATCCCGCGTATCATTTCAGGTCAGGAATGGCGGCGTCTGTCGCAGGGCATCGAACAGCGTGTGATGGCGCTTAACGCCTTCCTCGATGACATTTATCACCGTCAGGAGATTGTCCGGGCAGGGCGCATTCCGAAAGACCTGATTTCCAAGAATGAAGCCTTCTTGCCCGAGATGATCGGCTTCCGTCCTCCGGGCAATGTCTACACCCATATTATCGGCGTCGATATCGTGCGCACCGCCGAGAACCAGTTCTATGTGCTGGAGGACAATGCCCGCACGCCATCCGGCGTTTCCTATATGCTGGAAAATCGCGAGACGATGATGCAACTCTTTCCCGAGCTGTTTCAGAACGTCAAGGTTCGCCCGGTTGAGAATTATCCGCAATTGTTGCGCCAGTCGCTGGCAAGTGTTGCGCCTCCCGGCACGCAGGATGTGCCGACCGTCGCGGTGCTGACACCCGGCATTTATAATTCAGCCTATTTTGAACACGCATTCCTTGCCGACCAGATGGGCGTCGAACTGGTCGAGGGAAGCGATCTGCGCGTCGTTGACGGACGTGTCGCGATGCGTACCACACAAGGTTATCGCGCTATCGACGTGCTCTATCGGCGTGTGGACGATGCGTTTCTCGACCCGCTGACATTCAGGCCGGATTCGACGCTCGGCGTTGCAGGCATCATGGATGTCTACCGGGCAGGGAATATCACGATTGCCAATGCGCCCGGAACCGGCATCGCCGACGACAAGGCGATCTATTCCTACATGCCGGAGATCGTGGAGTTCTATACGGGTCGCAAGGCCATTCTCGAAAATGTTCCGACCTGGCGTTGTTCCGAACCAGATAGCCTTGCTTATGTGCTCGACAATCTTGCCGAGCTTGTCGTCAAGGAAGTGCACGGCTCCGGTGGTTATGGAATGCTGGTAGGCCCCGCGTCGACAAAGGCCGAACGCGATGCTTTTTCAGAGAAACTGAAGGCAAGGCCGCGCAACTATATCGCGCAGCCCACGCTTGCGCTCTCAACGACGCCCATCTTTACCGAGAGCGGGCTGGCGCCACGCCATGTCGATCTGCGCCCATTTGTTCTGGTTTCGGATCGCATCCGCATCACACCCGGCGGGCTCACCCGTGTGGCATTGAAGGAGGGATCGCTTGTCGTGAATTCCAGCCAGGGCGGCGGAACCAAGGATACGTGGGTACTCGACGACTGA
- a CDS encoding ABC transporter substrate-binding protein, which produces MTTVILSLIQNNSKADHTRYGLARKLLRASIPAALAFTLFLSASPKAVEAATPTDTLVIAMSIDDVISLDPAEIFEITTSEVLTSTYERLVTTDTKDPTKIIPQIAESWAFSDDGKSITFKIRKGLKFASGNPLTAHDAAYSLQRAIKLDKSPAFILSQFGLTRDNADQNIVATDDETLVFTTGKAFAPSFVLNCLTSSVASIVDSKLVKEHEQKAEKTKDFPYETDFGYEWLKTNYAGSGPFALKQWRANEVLLLERNENYSDAKPAMKRVIYRHVKEGVSQRLLLQAGDIDIARNLEPGDIEELSKDQKYHVINAPKGRVYYLVANQNVPELAKPEVRQALKYLVDYDTIEAKLIKGIGRTHQSFLPLGMFGAVGDKPFTYDVDKAKELLAKAGLKDGFKVTLDVRNSQPFVGIAESIQQTMGKAGVQVEILQGDGKLTTTKVRARKHQLALGIWGPDYWDPHTNAVTFTNNPNNGEDVSMRTNAWQAHWEIPELTAETMAAVEERDTAKRETMYHDLQKKFQETSPFAIIYQQIETAVTGPNVHDFNMVADANYVQTVTKD; this is translated from the coding sequence ATGACGACCGTAATACTGTCACTCATTCAGAATAACTCGAAGGCAGACCATACAAGATATGGCCTTGCACGAAAGCTGCTGCGCGCATCGATTCCAGCCGCACTGGCATTCACGCTCTTTCTATCGGCATCACCCAAGGCAGTGGAAGCAGCTACACCGACTGACACGCTCGTCATTGCCATGAGCATAGATGACGTCATTTCGCTCGACCCGGCGGAAATCTTCGAGATCACGACGTCTGAAGTGCTCACCAGCACCTATGAACGCCTCGTCACGACTGACACCAAGGACCCGACGAAGATCATCCCCCAGATTGCCGAAAGCTGGGCCTTTTCCGATGACGGTAAGTCGATCACGTTCAAAATCCGCAAGGGCCTAAAATTCGCCTCCGGCAACCCGCTGACGGCACACGACGCCGCTTATTCGCTGCAGCGCGCGATCAAGCTCGACAAGAGCCCGGCCTTCATCCTCAGCCAGTTCGGTCTCACTCGCGATAATGCCGATCAGAATATTGTTGCCACCGACGACGAAACGCTTGTGTTCACGACCGGCAAGGCGTTTGCGCCAAGCTTCGTCCTGAACTGTCTGACATCCAGCGTTGCGTCGATTGTCGACAGCAAGTTGGTCAAGGAGCATGAGCAGAAGGCAGAGAAGACCAAGGATTTTCCTTACGAAACCGATTTCGGTTATGAATGGCTGAAGACCAATTACGCCGGTTCCGGTCCTTTCGCATTGAAGCAATGGCGCGCAAATGAAGTCCTGCTTCTGGAGCGCAACGAAAATTATAGCGATGCAAAACCGGCAATGAAGCGCGTTATCTATCGCCACGTGAAAGAAGGCGTTTCGCAGCGCCTGCTCTTGCAGGCGGGCGACATCGACATTGCACGCAATCTGGAACCTGGCGATATCGAGGAATTGAGCAAGGATCAGAAATACCATGTCATCAACGCCCCGAAGGGGCGCGTCTATTATCTGGTCGCCAACCAGAATGTACCTGAACTCGCAAAGCCCGAAGTCCGGCAGGCACTGAAATACCTGGTCGATTACGATACGATAGAAGCGAAGCTCATCAAGGGTATCGGTCGCACGCACCAGTCCTTCCTGCCACTCGGCATGTTCGGTGCTGTCGGCGACAAGCCATTCACCTACGACGTCGATAAAGCCAAGGAACTTCTCGCCAAAGCTGGCCTCAAGGACGGTTTCAAGGTGACGCTTGATGTACGTAACAGCCAGCCATTCGTCGGGATAGCGGAAAGCATTCAGCAGACGATGGGTAAAGCAGGCGTTCAGGTGGAAATCCTGCAGGGTGACGGCAAGCTGACCACCACCAAGGTTCGCGCACGCAAGCACCAGTTGGCGCTGGGTATATGGGGACCGGATTATTGGGATCCGCATACCAATGCGGTCACGTTCACCAACAATCCAAACAATGGCGAAGATGTTTCGATGCGCACCAACGCCTGGCAGGCGCATTGGGAAATTCCGGAACTGACGGCGGAAACAATGGCTGCTGTTGAAGAGCGCGATACAGCCAAACGTGAGACGATGTATCATGATCTTCAAAAGAAGTTTCAGGAAACAAGCCCGTTCGCGATCATCTATCAGCAGATTGAAACGGCTGTGACGGGTCCGAATGTGCACGATTTCAACATGGTGGCCGATGCCAACTATGTTCAGACCGTAACGAAGGACTGA
- a CDS encoding alpha-E domain-containing protein, translated as MLLGRTANGLYWMFRYIERAENMARLVDAGLRMALTKTSDAPEEWSSVAVSAGASQGFSAKYDVYNAANVADFLLRDADNPSSVMTCIETARSNARMVRTALTREAWESVNEAWMSLKKSLCKPLKESDLPQLLDQIKRETALIRGSFHGTMLRNEIFDFASLGTFIERADNTARILDVKYYVLLPAISYVGTTLDNYQWESILRSVSAHRSYRWVYDGDYRPAQVADYLILNGRMPRSLHYCYRSIAEHLDYLSKDYGNRAACHATADKIYASLQNQDISAIFDVGLHEFLTEFITRNNRLGNEIAETYNFY; from the coding sequence ATGCTTCTTGGCCGTACGGCAAACGGACTTTACTGGATGTTCCGCTACATAGAGCGTGCCGAAAACATGGCACGTCTCGTCGATGCGGGGCTTCGCATGGCGCTGACGAAAACGTCTGACGCACCGGAGGAGTGGTCTTCGGTCGCGGTTTCAGCGGGTGCAAGTCAGGGCTTCTCTGCAAAATACGACGTCTATAACGCCGCCAATGTTGCGGACTTCCTGCTGCGCGATGCAGACAATCCATCAAGCGTGATGACCTGCATTGAAACCGCGCGTTCCAATGCCCGCATGGTGCGCACGGCGCTGACGCGCGAGGCGTGGGAAAGCGTAAACGAAGCATGGATGTCACTGAAAAAGTCGCTGTGTAAGCCGTTGAAGGAAAGTGACCTTCCGCAGCTTCTCGACCAGATCAAGCGCGAGACGGCGCTCATTCGCGGCTCTTTCCATGGCACGATGCTGCGCAACGAAATCTTCGACTTTGCAAGCCTTGGTACTTTCATCGAACGCGCTGATAATACGGCTCGTATTCTCGATGTGAAATATTATGTCCTGCTGCCTGCGATATCCTATGTCGGCACGACGCTGGACAATTATCAATGGGAATCGATCCTGCGGTCGGTCTCCGCGCACCGCTCTTATCGGTGGGTCTATGATGGTGATTACCGTCCTGCGCAAGTCGCGGACTACCTGATCCTGAACGGCCGTATGCCGCGTTCACTCCATTACTGTTATCGCAGCATCGCCGAACATCTGGATTACCTGTCGAAAGATTATGGCAATCGTGCTGCCTGCCACGCGACAGCGGACAAAATCTATGCAAGCCTGCAAAATCAGGACATATCCGCGATCTTCGATGTGGGCTTACATGAGTTTCTGACCGAATTCATCACTCGCAACAACCGGCTCGGCAACGAGATTGCTGAAACCTATAATTTCTATTGA
- the mog gene encoding molybdopterin adenylyltransferase, producing MVKIGFVTVSDRASRGEYEDLSGPAMEAWLKSAVVTPYETIRRVIPDGMESVRDTLIDLCDNEACDLILTTGGTGPSPRDETPEAMQAVLHKELPGFGELMRRVSLEQTPTAILSRQTAGSRGKSFILNLPGKPASIAMTLQAIFPAVPYCLDLIEAGRIDTDPAVVKAHRPG from the coding sequence ATGGTAAAGATCGGTTTCGTGACTGTTTCCGACCGCGCAAGTCGCGGGGAGTACGAAGACCTTAGTGGCCCTGCCATGGAAGCGTGGCTGAAAAGCGCTGTCGTCACGCCTTATGAAACAATCCGCCGTGTCATTCCCGATGGCATGGAATCGGTACGCGACACGCTTATCGATCTTTGTGACAACGAGGCCTGTGATCTTATCCTGACCACGGGTGGCACGGGACCAAGCCCGCGCGATGAAACACCGGAAGCCATGCAGGCCGTTCTGCACAAGGAACTGCCCGGTTTCGGCGAACTGATGCGCCGCGTCAGCCTGGAACAAACCCCGACCGCCATTCTATCCCGCCAAACGGCAGGCAGTCGCGGCAAGAGCTTCATCCTCAATCTTCCCGGTAAACCAGCTTCAATTGCCATGACCTTGCAGGCAATTTTTCCGGCAGTGCCTTATTGTCTCGACCTCATCGAAGCCGGGCGTATCGACACCGATCCGGCAGTCGTGAAAGCCCATCGACCGGGCTGA
- a CDS encoding ABC transporter permease — MKQMGFLDILSFGPDGWGYVLMMGALVSVALAVLGFLLGAAIGVFAAWAKISGGRTLRAVADGYTTIIRGIPDLLVIYLFYFGGSAAVTALGKYFGAEGFIGFPGFLAGVLAIAISCGAHHTEVFRGAFRAVSKGELEAATACGMGQMLKFRRIIAPLALRHALPGLGNVWQVSLKESALVSVAGVVELLRQAQIGAGSTGLPFNFFLIAGALYLLISSVSGGLLQFAERHFSRGVRRAK; from the coding sequence ATGAAGCAGATGGGCTTTCTCGATATTTTGAGCTTCGGGCCCGACGGCTGGGGCTACGTGCTGATGATGGGTGCACTGGTGAGCGTGGCGCTCGCCGTCCTGGGCTTCCTTCTTGGCGCTGCCATCGGCGTTTTTGCTGCCTGGGCGAAGATTTCCGGCGGGCGCACGCTTCGCGCTGTCGCCGATGGCTACACCACGATCATTCGCGGTATTCCGGATCTCCTCGTCATCTATCTGTTTTACTTCGGTGGCAGTGCGGCAGTCACAGCACTTGGCAAATATTTCGGCGCGGAAGGCTTCATTGGCTTTCCGGGCTTTCTTGCGGGTGTGCTGGCAATTGCCATTTCCTGTGGTGCGCACCACACCGAAGTGTTTCGTGGTGCATTCCGGGCCGTTTCCAAAGGTGAACTCGAAGCCGCTACTGCTTGCGGCATGGGCCAGATGCTGAAATTCCGCCGCATCATTGCGCCGCTGGCGCTGCGACATGCATTGCCGGGTCTTGGCAATGTCTGGCAGGTTTCGCTCAAGGAATCCGCTCTGGTGTCGGTTGCCGGTGTGGTTGAGCTTCTGCGTCAGGCACAGATCGGCGCTGGCTCGACCGGACTGCCCTTCAACTTCTTCCTCATTGCCGGTGCGCTCTACCTGCTGATTTCGTCTGTTTCCGGCGGACTTCTGCAGTTTGCCGAGCGTCACTTCTCGCGCGGCGTTCGGAGGGCAAAATGA
- a CDS encoding ABC transporter ATP-binding protein, producing MSKIVSPNAPVALKVENLRKSFGANEVLKGISLEAREGEVISILGSSGSGKSTFLRCINLLETPTSGTVTVSGETIRMAKNSKGEAYPTDKKQVSRIRSELGMVFQSFNLWSHKTILENIIEAPIYVQGRPRAECVAEAEALLAKVGIADKRDFYPAHLSGGQQQRAAIARGLAMKPKVMLFDEPTSALDPELVGEVLRVMRGLAEEGRTMLVVTHEMGFARDVSNRVVFFHQGLVEEDGAPEDVFGNSKSERFRKFISHENAA from the coding sequence GTGAGCAAAATCGTTTCCCCCAATGCACCGGTGGCGCTGAAAGTCGAAAACCTGCGCAAGAGCTTTGGTGCGAATGAAGTGCTGAAAGGCATTTCGCTTGAAGCACGTGAAGGTGAGGTCATTTCGATCCTCGGTTCGTCGGGTTCCGGCAAGTCGACTTTCCTGCGCTGCATCAACCTTCTGGAAACACCGACGTCAGGCACTGTGACGGTTTCGGGCGAAACCATCCGTATGGCGAAGAATTCGAAGGGTGAAGCCTACCCGACCGACAAGAAACAGGTTTCGCGCATTCGTTCGGAACTGGGCATGGTGTTCCAGAGCTTCAATCTGTGGTCGCACAAGACCATTCTGGAAAACATCATCGAAGCGCCGATCTATGTGCAGGGACGCCCGCGCGCGGAATGCGTGGCAGAAGCGGAAGCTTTGCTGGCAAAGGTCGGCATTGCTGACAAGCGCGATTTCTATCCGGCCCATCTTTCGGGCGGACAGCAGCAGCGCGCCGCAATCGCCCGCGGACTGGCGATGAAGCCGAAAGTCATGCTCTTTGACGAGCCGACTTCAGCACTCGATCCGGAACTGGTCGGTGAAGTGTTGCGCGTCATGCGCGGCCTTGCCGAAGAAGGCCGCACCATGCTGGTCGTGACCCACGAAATGGGCTTCGCGCGCGACGTCTCCAACCGCGTCGTATTTTTCCATCAGGGTCTGGTGGAAGAAGACGGTGCGCCGGAAGACGTGTTCGGCAACTCGAAGTCGGAACGTTTCCGCAAGTTTATCAGCCACGAAAACGCTGCCTAA
- a CDS encoding proteasome-type protease, with protein sequence MTYCVGMKIDRGLVFMSDTRTNAGLDNISVFSKMRSWSEPGERVIVLLSAGNLATTQAVASLLEERMKAPADRHPSVFDAPSMFQVARLVGDTVKEVIQNSATGGQNADAFGASFILGGQIKGGQSRLFYIYPEGNFIESSADTPFFQIGENKYGKPILVRAYQEQMSFEEAVKLLLVSFDSTLKANLSVGLPLDMQIYEADSFVTGARRRFEATDPYYQTVSESWSEALKSALEKLPPFSFDDE encoded by the coding sequence ATGACCTATTGTGTTGGAATGAAAATCGATCGTGGCCTTGTGTTCATGTCCGATACACGGACGAATGCCGGGCTCGACAATATTTCTGTCTTCTCAAAAATGCGAAGCTGGTCAGAGCCCGGCGAGCGCGTGATTGTTCTGCTTTCGGCGGGAAACCTCGCGACAACGCAAGCCGTTGCAAGTCTTCTGGAAGAACGGATGAAAGCTCCGGCAGACAGGCACCCTTCGGTTTTCGACGCGCCTTCCATGTTTCAGGTTGCGCGTCTTGTCGGCGACACCGTCAAGGAAGTGATCCAGAACTCCGCTACCGGTGGACAGAATGCCGATGCTTTCGGCGCATCGTTTATTCTCGGCGGACAGATCAAGGGCGGACAATCGCGCCTTTTCTATATCTATCCCGAAGGCAATTTTATCGAGAGCTCGGCCGATACGCCTTTTTTCCAGATTGGCGAGAACAAATATGGAAAACCGATCCTCGTGCGCGCTTATCAGGAGCAGATGAGTTTCGAGGAAGCGGTGAAGCTGCTGCTGGTTTCGTTCGATTCCACACTGAAAGCCAACCTTTCAGTTGGGCTTCCGCTCGACATGCAGATTTATGAAGCGGACAGTTTTGTAACTGGCGCTCGCAGACGGTTCGAGGCCACCGATCCTTACTATCAAACCGTATCGGAAAGCTGGTCGGAAGCGCTGAAATCCGCACTGGAAAAATTGCCGCCGTTCAGTTTCGACGACGAGTAA
- a CDS encoding M20 family metallopeptidase translates to MPAAILYGVGEMIDGAELKNHHDIWDIVDAKSAAYFELSDTVWDNPETNYEEYKSSDAHAAMLEAEGFRVERGIAGLPTAVMGEAGDEGPVIAILGEFDALPGLSQISGLVEEQPVEAGGHGHGCGHNLLGSGSLLAAAAVKDYLAAQGIKGRVRYYGCPAEEGGSAKGFMVREGLFDDVDIAFCWHPAPFAGVNDPVSLACNEINFHFSGRAAHASSAPHLGRSALDAVELMNVGVNYMREHMPSTARIHYAVTDTGGFAPNVVQAKATVRYLVRARSLPEMQTLLERVKKIADGAALMTETTVRSEIVSGDADLIGNTPLEQMMQLQLERLGPPDFDEQDRETASRFQKTLSREDISDAFRRFGVEPKDGLALCEDIYTPYKGDNTLVGSTDVGSVSWVVPTVQMRGATCAIGTPLHSWQMVAQGKLPAAHKGMAHAAKIIGSTAIELFRNPEQIKKAKQDHEKRLDGTVFVNPIPDSVQPALPETAK, encoded by the coding sequence ATGCCCGCCGCCATCTTGTATGGCGTCGGTGAAATGATCGATGGAGCCGAGTTGAAAAACCATCACGATATCTGGGATATCGTCGACGCCAAGAGCGCCGCATATTTCGAACTGAGCGATACGGTTTGGGATAATCCTGAAACAAACTACGAAGAGTACAAATCGAGCGATGCCCATGCGGCGATGCTGGAAGCCGAAGGGTTTCGCGTCGAGCGTGGTATTGCGGGCCTGCCGACTGCGGTGATGGGCGAAGCTGGCGACGAAGGACCGGTCATCGCCATCCTTGGTGAGTTCGATGCATTGCCGGGCCTCAGCCAGATATCTGGACTGGTTGAAGAGCAGCCAGTCGAGGCCGGCGGCCATGGACATGGCTGCGGTCATAACCTGTTGGGCTCAGGGTCGTTGCTCGCTGCTGCGGCAGTGAAGGATTATCTTGCCGCACAGGGCATCAAGGGCCGCGTGCGCTATTACGGTTGCCCGGCGGAAGAGGGCGGTTCAGCCAAGGGGTTCATGGTCCGCGAAGGACTTTTTGACGATGTGGATATCGCGTTTTGCTGGCACCCGGCGCCTTTTGCTGGTGTAAACGATCCGGTTTCGCTTGCCTGCAACGAAATCAATTTTCACTTCAGCGGTCGCGCAGCCCATGCTTCGTCAGCCCCGCATCTGGGGCGCAGTGCGCTGGACGCAGTTGAACTGATGAATGTCGGCGTGAACTATATGCGTGAGCATATGCCGTCCACGGCGCGCATTCATTACGCTGTGACCGATACAGGTGGTTTTGCGCCGAATGTCGTGCAGGCCAAGGCAACGGTGCGTTATCTCGTTCGCGCCCGCAGCCTGCCGGAAATGCAGACCCTTCTGGAACGCGTCAAGAAGATTGCCGACGGCGCGGCGCTGATGACCGAAACGACGGTCCGCAGCGAAATCGTCAGCGGCGATGCCGATCTGATTGGCAACACGCCGCTGGAACAGATGATGCAGCTTCAGCTCGAGCGACTCGGACCTCCGGACTTCGATGAGCAGGACCGTGAAACTGCAAGCCGTTTCCAGAAGACACTGTCCAGGGAAGACATTTCAGATGCTTTCCGCCGCTTCGGCGTCGAGCCGAAAGATGGCCTCGCGCTTTGTGAAGATATCTATACGCCCTATAAAGGCGATAATACCCTCGTCGGCTCTACCGATGTCGGCAGCGTGAGCTGGGTCGTGCCCACCGTGCAGATGCGCGGCGCGACCTGCGCAATTGGCACGCCGCTTCATTCGTGGCAGATGGTGGCGCAGGGCAAGCTGCCCGCGGCGCATAAAGGCATGGCCCATGCTGCAAAGATCATAGGCAGCACGGCCATCGAATTGTTCCGTAATCCGGAGCAGATCAAGAAAGCCAAGCAGGATCACGAAAAACGGCTCGACGGAACCGTGTTCGTCAATCCGATTCCAGACAGCGTTCAACCCGCTCTGCCCGAAACCGCGAAATGA
- a CDS encoding transglutaminase family protein — protein sequence MLLNIRHVSHYRYEHPVPYAVQRLRLRPPTVPGQMVKHWELKIEGGEPEVSYVDGFGNKTDLVQHSRNINEIVITASGSVEMEDRAGVLGSVYGYAPLWLFERETPLTAPGERIKALAADLTTGQERLALMHDLMNTIHKAVAYMPGTTSVSTDAESALESGKGVCQDHTHVFLSTARLIGIPARYVSGYLMMEGVEEQTASHAWAEAHIDGLGWVGFDAANNICPNDRYVRIATGLDYRDAAPISGVRLGGTVESLAVHINVGQ from the coding sequence TTGCTGCTCAACATCCGGCACGTTTCACATTATCGCTATGAGCATCCGGTTCCTTATGCGGTGCAAAGGTTGCGGCTGCGTCCGCCAACGGTGCCGGGCCAGATGGTCAAGCACTGGGAGTTAAAAATCGAAGGCGGTGAGCCGGAGGTTTCCTATGTCGACGGCTTCGGCAACAAGACCGATCTGGTCCAGCATTCTCGCAATATCAATGAAATTGTCATAACCGCCAGCGGCAGCGTCGAGATGGAAGACCGGGCCGGAGTGCTTGGATCAGTCTATGGTTATGCGCCGCTCTGGCTCTTCGAGCGCGAGACGCCGCTGACTGCGCCGGGCGAACGCATCAAGGCGCTGGCAGCTGATCTCACGACCGGGCAGGAACGGCTTGCCCTGATGCACGATCTGATGAACACCATCCACAAGGCGGTCGCCTATATGCCGGGGACGACGAGCGTTTCAACGGATGCTGAAAGCGCTCTGGAAAGTGGGAAGGGCGTTTGCCAGGATCACACGCATGTTTTCCTTTCCACAGCCCGATTGATCGGCATTCCGGCGCGATACGTATCGGGATATCTGATGATGGAAGGTGTGGAAGAACAAACCGCAAGTCACGCATGGGCTGAAGCCCATATTGATGGTCTGGGATGGGTGGGGTTCGATGCCGCCAACAATATTTGTCCGAATGACCGTTACGTGCGGATTGCAACCGGCCTCGACTATCGTGATGCGGCCCCGATTTCCGGCGTTCGTCTGGGCGGCACGGTGGAAAGCCTTGCGGTTCACATCAATGTAGGGCAGTGA